TGGGCGTGGCGACACGCACGTCTCCGCCGGCGGCCGCAACCGCGCGGAGCGGGTGGAGAATGGGACCCGTCTGCCGCGCTCGGAACGGGCGCTCTCGCGAGCCCTGGTGCGAGCCGGCTGGGAGCCCCTGGCGGTGACCGTGGTGCGCGCGCCGGTCGAGGCCAGTCGCTTGCCACCGCTGCGCGGAAGACCCCCATCACGGGATAGGCCAGGAGGTGAGGGGCGAGGTCCGAGGCGCCCGCCACGCGGTGGCCCCCCACCCCCCTTCGGTGGCGACGACGGACCGCCAGCGTCGGTGCAAGTGGAGGAGGAGGGCGAGCGTGAAATGGAGCAGCTCCTGCTCTCAGCCCAGCTCGCGCCCGACGTGTGGTTGAACGGTGCCGTGGAGTATCGCGTGCCCAGAACCTTCGATCCGCGCACCCTGCTGGCCACGCTGATCACCTTGTTCGGTGCGGCAGGCGTGGCGGCCTGGTTCGCGTCGCGGATCTCCGCGCCGTTGGGCGCCCTGACCCGCTCCGCCGAGGCCCTGGGCCGTGGCACCAACGCCACGCCCATCGCCCCCGACGGCCCCGTGGAGGTGCGTCAGGCGGCCTCGGCCTTCAACCGCATGAACGAGCGCCTGACGCGCGTGCTGGAGACGCAGCGCATGATGCTGCGTGCCGTCGGCCACGATCTGCGCACGCCCCTCACCGCCCTGCGTTTGAAGCTCGAGAACCTCGCCCCCGGGTCTGAGCGCGACAGCATCGAGAAGTCCCTCGACGAGATCCAGCAGATGACGGACGAGATCCTCACCTGGGCCCGCGATGCGACGGGCAACGAGGCCCTCGCGGAGGTGGATTTGGGCGCGCTGGTGCAGTCCGTGGTGGACGACTACATGGATGTCGGGCAACCCGTGGTGGCCGAGGAACTCCCGAGCACGATCGTGCCCTGCCGGCGGGCCGCCCTGCGTCGCGCCCTGCGCAATCTGATCGACAACGCCATCAGCTACGGTGAGCGCGCACAGGTGAGCCTCACGATCGACGGCCACGGGGTCAGTATCGATGTGCGCGACGATGGCCCGGGCATCCCCGCGGAAGACGTCGAGCGGGTGATGGCGCCCTTCGTTCGCCTGGAGCATTCGCGCAGTCGCTCGACCGGCGGCACGGGCTTGGGTCTTGCGATCGCGCGCTCGGTGATCGAGAACCACGGCGGTGAGCTGCTGTTGCGCAACGCGACCGAGGGTGGGTTGGTCGCGTCGATGTGGTTGCCGCGTTAGGCGCTCGACCCGCCGCGACGATTTGCGACAACTTGAGCCTAGGGTAGCCGCGCGAGCCCTGCCTATTGTTGGTGCTATCGACTGCATCAACGCCGAGGAGGCTACCGTGCCGACCCCGACCCGCTCATCTCCACCCTGTTCCTGGCC
This sequence is a window from Pseudomonadota bacterium. Protein-coding genes within it:
- a CDS encoding ATP-binding protein, which encodes MAIKTVSKPIRRGCPRSLAGQLFLGFATLILLVEGMGLVTLMWERRAVGRESRLENAITDMGEQAASLVLEDLDLPQVVRAGGRGDTHVSAGGRNRAERVENGTRLPRSERALSRALVRAGWEPLAVTVVRAPVEASRLPPLRGRPPSRDRPGGEGRGPRRPPRGGPPPPFGGDDGPPASVQVEEEGEREMEQLLLSAQLAPDVWLNGAVEYRVPRTFDPRTLLATLITLFGAAGVAAWFASRISAPLGALTRSAEALGRGTNATPIAPDGPVEVRQAASAFNRMNERLTRVLETQRMMLRAVGHDLRTPLTALRLKLENLAPGSERDSIEKSLDEIQQMTDEILTWARDATGNEALAEVDLGALVQSVVDDYMDVGQPVVAEELPSTIVPCRRAALRRALRNLIDNAISYGERAQVSLTIDGHGVSIDVRDDGPGIPAEDVERVMAPFVRLEHSRSRSTGGTGLGLAIARSVIENHGGELLLRNATEGGLVASMWLPR